A single window of Microbispora hainanensis DNA harbors:
- a CDS encoding glutathione-independent formaldehyde dehydrogenase — MKAVVYEGPRRVSVTTVPDARIERHTDALVRVTTSNICGSDLHMYEGRTTFEPGRVLGHENLGEVVEIGDAVDRVKVGDMVCLPFNISCGFCANCEQGLTAFCLTTNPAPGLAGAAYGYADMGPYNGGQAELLRVPYGDYNCLVLPEDAWEKQTDYVMLADVWPTGWHATVLACVHPGDTVVVYGAGPVGLMAAYSALLRNASCVMVIDHHPDRLAKAEEIGAIAIDDSRSSPVDQVLELTQGMGADRGCECVGFQAHDPEGGEHPNMTLNNLVKSVKFTGCIAVVGLYVPRDPRGGNNLYKRGEVSIDYGTFWTKGQTMSTGQCNVKNYNRQLCSLIHEAGARPSWIVSQELGLDDAPEAYAHFDAREKGWTKVVLHPNGFP; from the coding sequence ATGAAAGCCGTGGTCTACGAAGGCCCCCGGCGGGTCAGCGTCACCACCGTGCCGGACGCCCGGATCGAACGGCACACCGACGCGCTTGTCCGCGTCACCACCTCCAACATCTGCGGCTCCGACCTGCACATGTACGAGGGCAGGACCACCTTCGAACCCGGCCGGGTCCTCGGGCACGAGAACCTCGGCGAGGTCGTGGAGATCGGAGACGCCGTCGACCGCGTCAAGGTCGGCGACATGGTGTGCCTGCCGTTCAACATCTCCTGCGGCTTCTGCGCCAACTGCGAGCAGGGCCTGACGGCCTTCTGCCTGACCACCAACCCCGCACCGGGCCTGGCCGGCGCGGCGTACGGCTACGCCGACATGGGTCCGTACAACGGCGGCCAGGCCGAGCTGCTGCGCGTGCCGTACGGGGACTACAACTGCCTCGTCCTGCCCGAGGACGCGTGGGAGAAGCAGACCGACTACGTCATGCTGGCCGACGTGTGGCCCACCGGCTGGCACGCCACGGTGCTCGCCTGCGTGCATCCGGGCGACACCGTCGTGGTCTACGGCGCGGGCCCGGTCGGGCTGATGGCCGCCTACTCCGCCCTGCTCAGGAACGCGAGCTGCGTGATGGTCATCGACCACCATCCGGACCGGCTGGCCAAGGCCGAGGAGATCGGCGCGATCGCGATCGACGACTCCCGGTCCAGCCCCGTCGACCAGGTCCTCGAGCTCACCCAGGGAATGGGCGCCGACCGCGGCTGCGAGTGCGTGGGCTTCCAGGCGCACGATCCGGAGGGCGGCGAGCACCCCAACATGACCCTGAACAACCTGGTCAAGTCGGTCAAGTTCACCGGGTGCATCGCCGTCGTCGGTCTGTACGTCCCCCGCGACCCCCGCGGTGGGAACAACCTCTACAAGCGAGGCGAGGTGTCCATCGACTACGGCACCTTCTGGACCAAGGGCCAGACGATGAGCACCGGCCAGTGCAACGTCAAGAACTACAACCGCCAGTTGTGCTCCCTCATCCACGAGGCCGGCGCCCGGCCGTCCTGGATCGTCTCCCAGGAGCTGGGCCTCGACGACGCCCCCGAGGCGTACGCGCACTTCGACGCGCGGGAGAAGGGCTGGACCAAGGTGGTGCTGCACCCGAACGGGTTTCCCTGA
- a CDS encoding glycosyltransferase family 4 protein — MPSADHVSPGVRVYAVCSEVPPDVVGGLGRYAERIMDALRDAAAPVVVFGAMARRGPAPRTERRGDVTLHRLPTPGYGRREGSGVRRLARIAGLLAFNVRAAARIMAAEAGRTGAVVAVHDWMGCVAGILCRVLGRLPVVFHVHTREMNACDPGRRSAYAVLLDLLETAQARTARLIVVPSVRMRDGLAARGWPADRMVVVPHGFEDPDLLRLAGLPGGDRDRIRAEVRRRYLPGGRGRLVVFAGRPSPHKGVGTLIRAVPRVVAEHGDARFVLIGAAAPQTGDAETVARLIERTHTRGHVVAGNRFLAPAEVFAHFLAADVCVFPSVYEPFGLVAVEAMALARPVVVGPGYSPEVIGDGAVRCAADDPGELAAALLRLLGDAGEADRLTLRGAAYVRERYSWARTARRTLEAYAVAARRRGDVTTAGPPGGGQPMRRGSVRGPRT, encoded by the coding sequence ATGCCCTCCGCCGATCACGTCTCCCCCGGCGTCCGCGTCTACGCCGTCTGCTCGGAGGTCCCGCCCGACGTCGTCGGCGGGCTGGGCCGCTACGCCGAGCGGATCATGGACGCCCTGCGGGATGCGGCGGCGCCGGTCGTGGTCTTCGGCGCCATGGCCCGCCGTGGCCCGGCGCCCCGGACGGAACGCCGGGGCGACGTCACGCTGCACCGCCTCCCCACCCCCGGTTACGGCCGGCGCGAGGGCTCGGGCGTACGCCGGCTCGCCAGGATCGCGGGACTGCTCGCGTTCAACGTGCGGGCGGCCGCCCGGATCATGGCGGCCGAGGCGGGACGGACCGGGGCGGTCGTCGCCGTGCACGACTGGATGGGCTGCGTGGCCGGGATCCTGTGCCGTGTGCTGGGGCGGCTGCCGGTGGTGTTCCATGTGCACACCCGCGAAATGAACGCCTGCGATCCCGGGCGCCGGTCGGCGTACGCCGTCCTCCTCGACCTTCTGGAGACGGCCCAGGCGAGGACGGCGCGCCTGATCGTCGTGCCGAGCGTCCGCATGCGCGACGGCCTCGCCGCCCGCGGCTGGCCCGCGGACCGGATGGTCGTCGTGCCGCACGGCTTCGAGGATCCCGATTTGCTGCGGCTGGCCGGGCTGCCCGGCGGCGACCGCGACCGGATACGCGCGGAGGTGCGGCGGCGCTACCTGCCCGGCGGGCGGGGCCGGCTCGTGGTGTTCGCGGGGCGGCCGTCGCCGCACAAGGGGGTCGGCACGCTGATCCGGGCGGTGCCGCGGGTCGTCGCCGAGCACGGCGACGCGCGGTTCGTGCTGATCGGCGCCGCGGCCCCGCAGACCGGCGACGCCGAGACGGTGGCCCGGCTGATCGAGCGGACGCACACCCGCGGGCACGTGGTCGCCGGCAACCGCTTCCTCGCCCCCGCCGAGGTGTTCGCGCACTTCCTGGCCGCCGACGTCTGCGTCTTCCCGTCTGTGTACGAGCCGTTCGGCCTGGTCGCGGTCGAGGCGATGGCCCTGGCCCGCCCGGTGGTCGTCGGGCCGGGCTACTCGCCGGAGGTCATCGGCGACGGCGCCGTCCGCTGCGCCGCCGACGATCCCGGCGAGCTGGCCGCGGCCCTGCTGCGCCTCCTCGGCGACGCCGGGGAGGCGGACCGGCTCACCCTGCGGGGAGCCGCGTACGTGCGGGAGCGCTACAGCTGGGCGCGCACCGCCCGGCGCACCCTGGAGGCGTACGCCGTCGCCGCGCGCCGCCGCGGGGACGTGACGACGGCCGGGCCGCCCGGCGGTGGTCAGCCGATGCGGAGAGGAAGCGTGCGCGGTCCCCGCACCTGA
- a CDS encoding ABC transporter substrate-binding protein yields MKKWQTLAVVAALAAGAAACSDPSVDPSADPSADSAAQAGGTAGGSAAVTWPEPTARLDGVTLTIWAAQNSNTVPKQVVDAFGKATGAKVDIVTIPDPYEQGVQTKVATGDKPDLAFWQPTASMLTAVNARANLQPLDQAPWLSKLAPQLKDITGILDGTRYAALITSPAVEGVYYNKEVFAANGITETPKNFDEMIELGRTLKAKGVTPFYEMAGDRWATQWWVQVQLADAARDGLWDKINKGEETFSSPVVLDAIKKYKSLIDEGLFNKDIKTATFEDQGKALLDGKAAMVVQVNSFFGQLQATADTATLDKRIGFFPISPSGNVGTFIPDQSNALVAFKTGDAKREAAARQLLSYWMGPGYKDFVADRNTVSLETDVPSPASVPKALQQVHDSLGEAVGSMQALAVANPDLYINLADMITGTMTPEQVASATQEQFAQLAKAAGAAGF; encoded by the coding sequence ATGAAGAAATGGCAGACCCTGGCGGTCGTCGCCGCCCTCGCCGCGGGGGCCGCGGCCTGCAGCGACCCCTCCGTGGACCCCTCTGCGGACCCCTCTGCGGACTCCGCCGCGCAGGCCGGCGGCACCGCGGGCGGTTCGGCCGCAGTCACCTGGCCCGAGCCGACGGCCAGGCTGGACGGCGTCACCCTGACGATCTGGGCCGCGCAGAACAGCAACACCGTGCCCAAGCAGGTCGTCGACGCGTTCGGCAAGGCCACCGGCGCGAAGGTCGACATCGTCACCATCCCCGACCCGTACGAGCAGGGCGTGCAGACCAAGGTCGCCACCGGGGACAAGCCCGACCTGGCGTTCTGGCAGCCGACCGCGTCCATGCTCACGGCCGTCAACGCCAGGGCCAACCTGCAGCCGCTGGACCAGGCCCCCTGGCTGTCGAAGCTCGCGCCGCAGCTCAAGGACATCACCGGGATCCTGGACGGCACGCGGTACGCCGCCCTCATCACCAGCCCGGCCGTCGAAGGCGTCTACTACAACAAGGAGGTCTTCGCGGCCAACGGGATCACCGAGACCCCGAAGAACTTCGACGAGATGATCGAGCTCGGCCGCACGCTCAAGGCCAAGGGCGTCACCCCCTTCTACGAGATGGCCGGCGACCGGTGGGCCACGCAGTGGTGGGTCCAGGTGCAGCTCGCCGACGCCGCCAGGGACGGGCTCTGGGACAAGATCAACAAGGGTGAGGAGACGTTCTCCAGCCCGGTCGTGCTCGACGCGATCAAGAAGTACAAGTCGCTGATCGACGAGGGGCTGTTCAACAAGGACATCAAGACCGCCACGTTCGAAGACCAGGGCAAGGCCCTGCTCGACGGCAAGGCGGCCATGGTCGTGCAGGTCAACTCGTTCTTCGGCCAGCTCCAGGCGACCGCCGACACCGCCACGCTCGACAAGAGGATCGGCTTCTTCCCGATCTCCCCCAGCGGCAACGTCGGCACCTTCATCCCCGACCAGTCCAACGCCCTCGTGGCGTTCAAGACCGGTGACGCCAAACGCGAGGCCGCCGCGCGCCAGCTCCTTTCGTACTGGATGGGCCCCGGCTACAAGGACTTCGTCGCCGACCGCAACACCGTGTCCCTGGAGACCGACGTGCCGAGCCCGGCCTCGGTGCCCAAGGCGCTGCAACAGGTGCACGACTCCCTCGGCGAGGCCGTCGGCTCCATGCAGGCGCTCGCCGTGGCCAACCCGGACCTGTACATCAACCTCGCCGACATGATCACCGGCACCATGACGCCCGAGCAGGTGGCCTCCGCCACCCAGGAGCAGTTCGCCCAGCTCGCCAAGGCCGCCGGCGCGGCCGGTTTCTGA
- a CDS encoding cytochrome P450, whose amino-acid sequence MTVDDRFVRDFREGEEQPLGVRSEIITGPVSDWTTDFSHMEPEWAADPYPIQDDLRARCPIARTERFGGGWLPTRYEDVAAIAYDTERFSSRAVVMSNYRPPLEIAPVGAVPPISSDPPFHHDARKLLLPAFTKKEVAKREEAARAFCHSLIDGFEGAEIVDAARDYAQHIPMRVISDMLGFPPEDGPKFREFVEHALEGVNLPPEQRMANMAELFDYLLEQIRDHVANPRDDLTTYLIDAELYGRKLEPSHVSGTMALLLIAGIDTTWSAIGASLWHLAKTPADRERLVAEPALLPTAMEEFLRAYAPVTMARLVKEDMHWRGVDMKADDWILLSFPAANRDPAQFDRADEVIIDREINRHVAFGLGIHRCVGSHLARMELRVALEVWLERLPVFGLADPSAVTWAPGQVRGPRTLPLRIG is encoded by the coding sequence ATGACCGTCGACGATCGCTTCGTCCGCGACTTCCGGGAGGGGGAGGAGCAGCCCCTCGGTGTGCGCAGCGAGATCATCACCGGCCCGGTCTCCGACTGGACGACCGACTTCTCCCACATGGAGCCCGAGTGGGCCGCCGATCCGTACCCCATCCAGGACGATCTGCGGGCGCGCTGCCCGATCGCGCGTACGGAGAGGTTCGGCGGCGGGTGGCTGCCGACGCGATACGAGGACGTCGCGGCGATCGCGTACGACACCGAGCGCTTCTCCTCCCGGGCGGTCGTCATGAGCAACTACCGGCCGCCCCTCGAGATCGCGCCGGTGGGGGCCGTGCCGCCGATCTCCTCCGACCCGCCGTTCCACCACGACGCGCGCAAGCTGCTGCTCCCGGCGTTCACCAAGAAGGAGGTGGCGAAGCGGGAGGAGGCCGCGCGGGCGTTCTGCCACTCGCTGATCGACGGGTTCGAGGGCGCGGAGATCGTCGACGCCGCCCGTGACTACGCGCAGCACATCCCGATGCGGGTCATCTCCGACATGCTGGGCTTCCCGCCCGAGGACGGGCCCAAATTCCGGGAGTTCGTCGAGCACGCGCTCGAAGGCGTCAACCTGCCGCCGGAGCAGCGGATGGCGAACATGGCGGAGCTGTTCGACTACCTGCTGGAGCAGATCCGCGACCACGTCGCCAATCCGCGCGACGACCTCACCACCTATCTGATCGACGCGGAGCTGTACGGCCGCAAGCTCGAACCCTCGCACGTGTCCGGCACGATGGCCCTGCTGCTCATCGCCGGGATCGACACGACGTGGAGCGCGATCGGCGCCTCGCTGTGGCACCTGGCCAAGACCCCGGCCGACCGCGAGCGCCTGGTCGCCGAGCCGGCCCTGCTGCCGACCGCGATGGAGGAGTTCCTCCGGGCGTACGCGCCGGTCACGATGGCGCGGCTGGTCAAGGAGGACATGCACTGGCGCGGCGTCGACATGAAGGCCGACGACTGGATCCTGCTGTCGTTCCCGGCCGCCAACCGTGATCCCGCGCAGTTCGACCGGGCCGACGAGGTGATCATCGATCGCGAGATCAACCGGCACGTGGCGTTCGGCCTCGGCATCCACCGCTGCGTCGGTTCCCATCTGGCCCGCATGGAGCTCCGGGTCGCGCTGGAGGTCTGGCTGGAGCGGCTCCCCGTGTTCGGCCTCGCCGACCCCTCGGCGGTGACCTGGGCCCCCGGTCAGGTGCGGGGACCGCGCACGCTTCCTCTCCGCATCGGCTGA
- a CDS encoding ferredoxin → MKVQIDPARCQGHGRCYDLSPDLFTEDDEGYGQVAGDGLVPPGGERAARVAASNCPEKAIVLAEEA, encoded by the coding sequence GTGAAAGTGCAGATCGATCCCGCGCGCTGCCAGGGACACGGCCGCTGCTACGACCTGTCGCCCGACCTGTTCACCGAGGACGACGAGGGTTACGGCCAGGTCGCCGGCGACGGCCTCGTGCCGCCGGGTGGCGAGCGCGCTGCGCGGGTCGCGGCCTCCAACTGCCCGGAGAAGGCGATCGTCCTCGCCGAGGAGGCCTGA
- a CDS encoding sensor histidine kinase: protein MLNKWDAHRDWLVDVALAAAVIAFTIPTTLTGYSFSLWGGAPDALEIVAGVLTAAAMMVRRRTPWPAIITSVVCACVTGQVVPMILAVFSMTAEHRVRRWQYIALALTVFYFAVDYRSPHSDHSVYLNLVRAVTLIYLPAVVGTWVNAYRRLIRELRLGVREREEIAASEERRKIAREMHDTVTHAVTAMVLNAGMARDATEPDEIRSLTATIEDKGVQALGELRQLLTVLRRDEGDLAEGTDAIARLVGEAKASGLKVDLRLHAPPGALPRQVSHACYRLVQEGLNNVRKHAPDSIVKVTCQVTGDEVDVSVVDTPDHANPGAKAVKPAPSLGGGYGLAGIRERVFLAQGRFSSGPTPEGGFALAARLPLRVSHD from the coding sequence GTGTTGAACAAATGGGACGCACATCGCGACTGGCTCGTCGACGTGGCACTGGCCGCGGCCGTCATCGCGTTCACCATCCCCACCACGCTCACCGGCTACAGCTTCTCCCTCTGGGGCGGTGCGCCGGACGCTCTCGAGATCGTGGCAGGGGTGCTCACCGCGGCGGCCATGATGGTGCGGCGCCGGACCCCCTGGCCCGCGATCATCACCTCGGTGGTGTGCGCCTGCGTCACCGGGCAGGTCGTGCCGATGATCCTCGCCGTCTTCTCGATGACGGCCGAGCACCGCGTGCGCCGGTGGCAGTACATCGCCCTGGCCCTGACGGTCTTCTACTTCGCCGTCGACTACCGCAGCCCGCACAGCGACCACTCGGTCTACCTGAACCTCGTCCGCGCGGTGACCCTCATCTATCTGCCCGCGGTCGTCGGCACCTGGGTCAACGCCTACCGCCGGCTCATCCGGGAGCTGCGTCTCGGCGTACGCGAGCGCGAGGAGATCGCCGCCTCCGAGGAGCGCCGCAAGATCGCCAGAGAGATGCACGACACCGTCACCCACGCGGTCACCGCCATGGTGCTCAACGCGGGCATGGCACGCGACGCCACCGAGCCGGACGAGATCCGGTCGCTGACGGCGACCATCGAGGACAAGGGCGTGCAGGCGCTCGGCGAACTGCGGCAGCTGCTCACCGTGCTCCGGCGCGACGAGGGGGACCTCGCCGAGGGCACCGACGCCATCGCCCGGCTCGTCGGCGAGGCGAAGGCGAGCGGGCTCAAGGTCGATCTCCGCCTCCACGCTCCCCCGGGGGCGTTGCCACGGCAGGTCTCGCACGCGTGCTACCGCCTGGTGCAGGAGGGGCTGAACAACGTGCGCAAGCACGCGCCGGACTCCATCGTCAAGGTCACCTGCCAGGTCACCGGCGACGAGGTGGACGTCTCCGTGGTCGACACCCCGGACCACGCCAACCCCGGCGCGAAGGCGGTCAAGCCGGCGCCCTCCCTCGGCGGCGGCTACGGCCTGGCCGGCATAAGGGAACGCGTCTTCCTCGCGCAGGGCCGGTTCTCCTCCGGCCCGACCCCCGAAGGCGGGTTCGCCCTCGCCGCCCGGCTTCCCCTCCGGGTCTCCCACGATTGA
- a CDS encoding helix-turn-helix domain-containing protein: protein MGRIAGVTAAETRERLLLAAVDVFARRGYDGTRVADIAAAAGVSNGALYAHFGSKAELIVAALRAHGPRLLADMLAADPGLPVAELFVAVGRRLPCRPDARGSLIAEALVAARRDEDVARPMHDYVGERAGWLAGLVRAAQDDGQIDPALSPGAVAHLCLLLAMGSALLTPDLHAVGDEEWTALLTRLVAAIAPTDPTPRTPPKQGEHQ from the coding sequence GTGGGCCGGATCGCTGGTGTCACCGCCGCCGAGACGCGGGAGCGGCTGCTGCTCGCCGCCGTCGACGTGTTCGCCCGGCGCGGGTACGACGGCACGCGCGTGGCGGACATCGCCGCGGCGGCCGGTGTGAGCAACGGCGCCCTGTACGCGCACTTCGGCTCGAAGGCCGAGCTGATCGTGGCCGCGCTGCGCGCCCACGGGCCGCGGCTGCTGGCCGACATGCTGGCCGCCGACCCCGGCCTGCCGGTCGCGGAGCTGTTCGTCGCCGTGGGCCGCCGGCTCCCGTGCCGTCCCGACGCCCGCGGCTCCCTGATCGCCGAGGCGCTGGTCGCGGCCCGCCGCGACGAGGACGTCGCCCGCCCGATGCACGACTACGTCGGCGAGCGGGCCGGCTGGCTCGCCGGGCTCGTGCGCGCCGCCCAGGACGACGGCCAGATCGATCCGGCGCTCTCACCCGGCGCCGTCGCCCACCTGTGCCTCCTGCTCGCGATGGGCAGCGCGCTGCTCACCCCGGACTTGCACGCCGTCGGTGACGAGGAGTGGACCGCCCTGCTGACCCGCCTCGTCGCCGCCATCGCCCCGACCGACCCGACTCCGCGGACGCCACCGAAACAAGGGGAACACCAGTGA
- a CDS encoding carbohydrate ABC transporter permease encodes MTPHSPARRSPARQNPARQSPARRSPAASGRVSFATRLQPFAATALALVTIGIPLWLVVATAGKSRGEALIPNLTPPAHWHLLENLGEVWREGEVPAAFFGSLLVVVPAVIGVLLFGSMASWILARRATRLNAVLYALAISGIILPPAVVTVVLLLRQLGLAGSAVGMIGVYMGIYMSTVIFFVTGFVRTIPVSLEEAAQIDGAGPVRVFFHVVLPLLRPVLATATILVCLYVWNDVFYAFFVVGGRLDTLPLNLFRVAGAGLYLNNWHLIFAYVILMSLPLVVVFAVAQRKIISGITSGAVK; translated from the coding sequence GTGACGCCGCACTCCCCCGCCCGCCGCAGCCCTGCCCGCCAGAATCCTGCCCGCCAGAGCCCTGCCCGCCGCAGCCCCGCCGCCTCCGGGCGTGTCTCGTTCGCGACCCGCCTGCAGCCGTTCGCCGCCACGGCGCTCGCACTGGTCACCATCGGCATCCCGTTGTGGCTCGTCGTGGCGACCGCGGGCAAGTCGCGGGGCGAGGCCCTCATCCCGAACCTCACCCCGCCCGCCCACTGGCACCTGCTGGAGAACCTGGGCGAGGTGTGGCGCGAGGGCGAGGTGCCCGCGGCGTTCTTCGGCAGCCTCCTCGTCGTGGTGCCCGCCGTGATCGGCGTCCTGCTCTTCGGGTCGATGGCGTCCTGGATCCTCGCCCGGCGCGCCACCCGGCTCAACGCCGTCCTGTACGCGCTGGCCATCAGCGGCATCATCCTGCCCCCTGCGGTGGTCACGGTCGTGCTGCTGCTGCGCCAGCTCGGCCTCGCCGGCAGCGCCGTCGGGATGATCGGCGTCTACATGGGCATCTACATGTCCACCGTGATCTTCTTCGTCACCGGTTTCGTCCGCACCATCCCCGTCTCGCTGGAGGAGGCCGCCCAGATCGACGGGGCGGGGCCGGTGCGCGTTTTCTTCCACGTCGTGCTGCCGCTGCTGCGGCCGGTGCTGGCCACCGCCACGATCCTCGTCTGCCTCTACGTCTGGAACGACGTCTTCTACGCCTTCTTCGTGGTGGGCGGCCGCCTCGACACCCTGCCGCTCAACCTCTTCCGCGTCGCCGGCGCGGGGCTGTATCTCAACAACTGGCACCTCATCTTCGCCTACGTAATCCTCATGAGCCTGCCGCTCGTCGTGGTCTTCGCCGTCGCCCAACGCAAGATCATTTCCGGCATCACCAGCGGCGCCGTGAAGTGA
- a CDS encoding carbohydrate ABC transporter permease, which produces MLTATDTPVPDRPLAPPPAPRGPAGRTRRRPDRTHPMWFMAPALAILLVFFFLPTAFNFVYAFTDWSGFKSAIRPVGFDNFADLASSGTLFSALRITVAYAVLVAVFQNLFGLGLALLLERDTWVNRTLRVFFLIPVLMSALAVGYVFQALLKPEGSLNQLLSQLVRHDVDYAWLGDTRWTIVVVAVVHAWKWMGLSMLIYLAGLKTIPEEIMEASRIDGASRWHAFRRLRFPLLAPAITFNVATALLGSMNGFDIVQATTGGGPARTTEILNIFIYRTFGQGLFAQATTMSLVLFLLVSLMAFPVIRILRKREEIL; this is translated from the coding sequence ATGCTGACTGCCACGGACACCCCCGTCCCGGACCGGCCGCTCGCGCCGCCGCCCGCCCCGCGCGGTCCCGCCGGCCGCACCCGCCGCAGGCCGGACCGGACCCACCCGATGTGGTTCATGGCCCCGGCGCTCGCGATCCTGCTGGTGTTCTTCTTCCTGCCGACCGCGTTCAACTTCGTCTACGCGTTCACCGACTGGTCGGGCTTCAAGAGCGCCATCCGACCGGTCGGGTTCGACAACTTCGCCGACCTCGCCTCCAGCGGCACGCTGTTCTCCGCGCTGCGCATCACCGTCGCCTACGCCGTGCTCGTGGCGGTCTTCCAGAATCTCTTCGGGCTGGGCCTGGCTCTCCTGCTCGAACGGGACACCTGGGTCAACCGCACGCTGCGGGTCTTCTTCCTCATCCCGGTGCTGATGTCGGCCCTGGCCGTCGGCTACGTCTTCCAGGCGCTGCTCAAGCCCGAGGGCAGCCTCAACCAGCTCCTGTCGCAGCTCGTCCGGCACGACGTGGACTACGCCTGGCTCGGCGACACCCGATGGACCATCGTCGTGGTCGCCGTCGTCCACGCGTGGAAGTGGATGGGCCTGTCGATGCTCATCTATCTGGCCGGGCTCAAGACGATCCCGGAGGAGATCATGGAGGCGTCCCGCATCGACGGCGCCTCGCGCTGGCACGCGTTCCGGCGGCTGCGCTTCCCGCTGCTCGCCCCCGCGATCACGTTCAACGTCGCCACCGCCCTGCTCGGCTCCATGAACGGCTTCGACATCGTGCAGGCCACCACCGGCGGCGGCCCGGCACGGACGACCGAGATCCTCAACATCTTCATCTACCGGACCTTCGGGCAGGGCCTGTTCGCCCAGGCCACGACCATGAGCCTGGTGCTGTTCCTGCTCGTGTCGCTCATGGCCTTCCCCGTCATCCGCATCCTGCGCAAGCGCGAGGAGATCCTGTGA